A genomic segment from Polyangium mundeleinium encodes:
- a CDS encoding protein phosphatase 2C domain-containing protein — MQLWTAIALALGVVLVGAAGFLLTRPKTLPSGSKGEGKGEGDKPGDAPEATAVARTSKPAPERTSKPAPERLSKPTPERTSKPAPERSSKPAPERTSSDKLLPKIAEPNEDEDDSELTVITLSPKMPRLSDLSNDDEREEEEHPDAPAKPIVVDDDAAADEPTRASPFILVSAAGQTDKGQKRKNNEDSYVVVDEHGLFVVADGMGGYAGGEIASALTVEVIEKAFKAQTFEGPAYENVPRRGRELARTIQMANKAVFEKAAGDPMLKGMGTTVVAARFSLNKQRLYLGHVGDSRCYRLREGKLEQITTDHTMAALGFTGPAFAHRLNRAVGTQPSVEIDLIIGRPRPDDAYLLCSDGLSKMVPDEELRQILVETKHPQQAIDQLIARANEKGGHDNITAILVCVKKPAEYIRSLREAPPAEQAN; from the coding sequence ATGCAGCTTTGGACCGCGATCGCACTCGCCCTCGGTGTCGTTCTCGTCGGAGCCGCCGGTTTTCTGCTCACGCGGCCCAAAACCTTGCCCTCGGGCAGCAAAGGCGAGGGCAAAGGGGAAGGGGACAAGCCGGGCGACGCGCCCGAAGCGACGGCCGTCGCCCGCACGAGCAAGCCCGCGCCGGAGCGCACGAGCAAGCCCGCGCCGGAGCGTTTGAGCAAGCCCACGCCCGAGCGCACGAGCAAGCCCGCGCCCGAGCGTTCGAGCAAGCCCGCGCCCGAGCGAACGTCCTCGGACAAACTGCTGCCCAAGATCGCGGAGCCGAACGAGGACGAGGATGACAGCGAGTTGACGGTCATCACGTTGAGCCCGAAAATGCCGCGGCTCTCGGACCTCTCGAACGACGACGAGCGCGAGGAAGAGGAGCACCCGGATGCGCCCGCAAAGCCCATCGTCGTGGACGACGACGCGGCCGCGGACGAGCCGACGCGCGCCTCGCCGTTCATCCTCGTGAGCGCCGCGGGGCAAACGGACAAGGGGCAGAAGCGCAAGAACAACGAGGACAGCTACGTCGTCGTCGACGAGCACGGCCTCTTCGTGGTGGCCGACGGCATGGGCGGGTATGCGGGCGGCGAGATCGCCAGCGCGCTCACGGTCGAGGTGATCGAGAAGGCGTTCAAGGCGCAGACATTCGAGGGCCCGGCCTACGAGAATGTGCCGCGGCGAGGCCGGGAGCTCGCGCGCACCATCCAGATGGCAAACAAGGCCGTCTTCGAGAAAGCCGCCGGGGACCCGATGCTGAAGGGCATGGGCACGACGGTGGTGGCCGCGCGCTTCTCCCTGAACAAGCAGCGCCTCTACCTCGGGCACGTGGGTGACAGCCGCTGTTATCGGCTGCGCGAGGGGAAGCTCGAGCAGATCACCACGGATCACACGATGGCCGCGCTCGGCTTCACCGGCCCTGCGTTTGCCCACCGTTTGAACCGCGCGGTGGGCACGCAGCCATCCGTGGAGATCGATCTCATCATCGGTCGCCCGCGCCCCGACGACGCCTACCTGCTTTGCTCCGACGGGCTTTCGAAGATGGTGCCCGACGAGGAACTGCGGCAGATCCTGGTCGAGACCAAGCACCCGCAACAGGCCATCGACCAGCTGATCGCCCGCGCCAACGAGAAGGGCGGGCACGACAACATTACGGCGATCCTGGTCTGCGTGAAGAAGCCGGCGGAGTACATTCGATCGCTGCGTGAAGCCCCTCCGGCGGAGCAAGCGAACTGA
- a CDS encoding serine/threonine-protein kinase, whose translation MGASGCPEHGRSLEGDTAPELASEPEAPLPEFRGYRTERMLGRGGFGMVYAAVSTAPPNVGRRVAIKLARDDRAGAAQRLAHELVALRLVGQPHVPEVLDAGVLASGSPYIVMELVEARTLAEILVARGGALPPAEACAITRVLLASLRAVHDEGLVHRDIKPENILVAEPPGRATVLDLGLARREGVMPARTTPPEEGTMVGTIEYMAPEQCEGRAELDARADVYAVGVILYEMLAGPPPFWGPPAAVREGHLSRRPARLERAAGAPIPAALEDIVLRCLEKDPAARYTNARALDEALAAIPLGTEPEVRKAPRSPGDPATNGIGKPQPVDRASSADARPRSSDASASERRTVALLHFTSQLDPIALQGRIEPIGGHVMRASSGRYAVAFGHEADENPVRLAIRAAQDLVARGICERVWIDLANVSVTSRPDGSKRLLSPHLARIGQAPLPASTAPILLSPAARGVLTEADLSELLSLFGAKTVEESELSGAEDPTTRLGHVGPPLVGRDDLLETLALSALRSVREGVPSVAVIVGDPGHGKSHLRRLLVERMRTLVPLGAVVDLRAPEPIVGGGDSVRDLLSAALGLPASMPAEGRKAALRERLGPASSPEAEAALALALGWVGPPRGDETTDFPGLRALEAAPFALGATLRVAGGEALRRRAERTPLCVVLDDAQFADEATLGILEHATLAEARAPIFVCALGRPVFKENHPSWAERAAHRDVFDLGPLDPQSAASLVRALLAPAENVPELAVRRLVERTQGIPLLLVELVRGLKGAGIVRRHEGGRGFYVATDELDRVPDLPLIEWLAHREIDALSPAERAHARLVATVGAEVTPEEISGILRGILRRLDQSGESSEFPLDARIGIERLLNTGVLRRQRHGRVGFRHALVREAIARGVPEALRRKIHLTCAEYYRDAPGPPEGPPEEQRLPQLAYHAACAGLCDVAEAAYMALAEAARARHAYVDAERFYTLALEQQASTGTRRGGAYRGRGLMRYRVGRYHDALADFAEARAAASAASDEMEIVEILLDEATALDWMGEHAASRDKVHEAQVLVAGRATPLLSARIRLGIGRSHYRFSLKEEALDALTRAATEAAALGEAGYETQVIALLMLGYLEQGIGRHAEAERALDRAVTLCDAHGDALHLAASINTRGVLRGFQGERQRMISDLERVISLGRELGQDYIEWTGHFNLGECLYLMAELEAAEPHVAQARAIDERPVGGEPRTASILLQARMLLYRGDIENARALAARARGGTSAPLTVPSDDVLCSMIELAAEDASEEAWEALEARSERYSIGQERIEVVEARGLSALRRGRRREAARHLDRALALSRQIPNVIGKRLARHLAEAMRD comes from the coding sequence GTGGGGGCCTCCGGGTGCCCGGAGCATGGTCGCTCGCTGGAAGGGGACACGGCGCCCGAGCTCGCGTCCGAGCCCGAGGCGCCGCTGCCCGAGTTTCGCGGATACCGCACCGAGCGTATGCTCGGCCGCGGCGGGTTTGGCATGGTCTATGCAGCCGTGTCGACAGCGCCGCCGAATGTCGGGCGCCGCGTAGCGATCAAGCTGGCCCGCGACGATCGGGCCGGCGCCGCGCAACGGCTGGCCCACGAGCTCGTGGCGCTGCGCCTCGTGGGACAACCGCACGTGCCCGAGGTGCTCGACGCAGGCGTGCTCGCCTCGGGTTCACCCTACATCGTGATGGAGCTCGTCGAGGCGAGGACGCTCGCGGAGATCCTCGTGGCCCGCGGAGGGGCGCTGCCCCCGGCCGAGGCCTGCGCGATCACGCGCGTCCTGCTCGCGTCGCTGCGCGCCGTGCACGACGAGGGCCTGGTCCACCGCGACATCAAGCCCGAAAACATCCTCGTCGCGGAGCCGCCCGGCCGCGCGACCGTGCTCGACCTGGGGCTCGCCCGGCGCGAGGGCGTGATGCCGGCGCGCACGACCCCGCCCGAGGAGGGCACCATGGTCGGCACGATCGAGTACATGGCGCCCGAGCAATGCGAGGGCCGTGCCGAGCTCGACGCGCGCGCCGACGTGTATGCGGTGGGCGTGATCCTGTACGAGATGCTCGCCGGCCCGCCGCCGTTCTGGGGGCCACCCGCGGCGGTGCGGGAGGGACACCTATCCCGCAGGCCCGCGCGGCTCGAACGTGCGGCCGGCGCGCCCATCCCGGCGGCGCTGGAGGACATCGTGCTCCGGTGCCTGGAGAAGGATCCGGCGGCGCGATACACGAACGCGAGGGCGCTCGACGAGGCGCTCGCGGCGATCCCCCTCGGGACGGAGCCCGAGGTGCGGAAGGCCCCGAGGAGCCCCGGGGACCCCGCGACGAACGGGATTGGAAAACCCCAGCCCGTGGATCGGGCGTCGTCGGCTGACGCGCGACCGAGGTCGTCCGATGCATCGGCGAGCGAGCGGCGGACGGTGGCCTTGCTGCACTTCACGTCGCAGCTCGATCCGATCGCGCTGCAGGGGCGCATCGAGCCGATCGGCGGGCACGTGATGCGCGCGTCGAGCGGCCGGTACGCGGTGGCGTTCGGGCACGAGGCGGACGAAAACCCGGTGCGTCTGGCGATCCGCGCGGCGCAGGATCTCGTCGCGCGCGGGATCTGCGAGCGGGTGTGGATCGATCTCGCGAACGTGTCCGTGACGTCGCGGCCCGACGGATCGAAGCGGCTGCTCTCGCCGCACCTCGCCCGGATCGGGCAAGCGCCGCTGCCCGCGTCGACGGCGCCGATCCTGCTCTCGCCGGCGGCGCGCGGCGTGCTGACGGAGGCCGATCTCTCGGAGCTGCTCTCGCTCTTCGGGGCGAAGACCGTCGAGGAGAGCGAGCTCTCCGGCGCGGAGGATCCGACGACGCGGCTCGGGCACGTGGGGCCGCCGCTCGTCGGTCGGGACGATCTGCTGGAGACGCTCGCGCTCTCGGCGCTGCGCTCGGTCCGCGAGGGCGTGCCGTCGGTCGCGGTGATCGTCGGGGATCCGGGGCACGGAAAGAGCCACCTGCGCAGGCTTTTGGTCGAGCGCATGCGCACGCTCGTGCCGCTTGGGGCGGTGGTGGATCTCCGCGCGCCCGAGCCCATCGTCGGCGGCGGCGACAGCGTGCGCGACCTGCTCTCCGCGGCGCTCGGCCTGCCCGCGTCCATGCCCGCGGAGGGGCGCAAGGCCGCGCTGCGCGAGCGCCTCGGCCCGGCGTCGAGCCCCGAGGCGGAGGCCGCGCTCGCCCTCGCCCTCGGCTGGGTGGGGCCGCCGCGCGGCGACGAGACCACGGACTTTCCGGGCCTGCGCGCCCTCGAAGCCGCGCCCTTCGCGCTCGGGGCGACCCTGCGCGTGGCCGGCGGCGAGGCGCTCCGGCGGCGCGCGGAGCGGACGCCGCTTTGCGTGGTGCTCGACGACGCGCAGTTCGCGGACGAAGCGACGCTCGGCATCCTGGAGCACGCGACGCTCGCGGAGGCGCGGGCGCCGATCTTCGTGTGCGCCCTCGGCCGGCCAGTGTTCAAGGAAAACCACCCGTCCTGGGCCGAGCGCGCCGCGCACCGGGACGTCTTTGATCTCGGGCCGCTCGATCCGCAGAGCGCCGCCTCGCTGGTGCGCGCGCTGCTGGCGCCGGCGGAAAACGTGCCGGAGCTCGCGGTGCGAAGGCTCGTGGAGCGGACGCAGGGGATCCCGCTCCTGCTCGTCGAGCTCGTGCGTGGGCTCAAGGGCGCCGGGATCGTGCGCCGGCACGAGGGCGGCCGTGGGTTTTACGTCGCGACGGACGAGCTCGATCGGGTGCCGGATCTGCCGCTCATCGAGTGGCTCGCGCACCGCGAGATCGACGCGCTCTCGCCGGCGGAGCGGGCGCACGCCAGGCTCGTGGCGACGGTCGGGGCCGAGGTCACGCCGGAGGAGATTTCAGGCATTCTCCGCGGGATCCTGCGCCGCCTCGATCAGAGCGGCGAGTCGAGCGAGTTCCCGCTCGACGCGCGGATCGGCATCGAGCGGCTGCTCAACACGGGGGTCCTCCGCCGGCAGCGCCACGGCCGCGTCGGCTTCCGGCACGCGCTCGTCCGCGAGGCGATCGCCCGCGGCGTCCCCGAGGCGCTGCGCCGCAAGATCCACCTGACGTGCGCCGAGTACTACCGCGACGCGCCGGGGCCGCCCGAGGGCCCGCCCGAGGAGCAACGGCTGCCGCAGCTCGCCTACCACGCGGCCTGCGCGGGGCTCTGCGACGTGGCCGAGGCGGCCTACATGGCCCTCGCCGAGGCGGCGCGGGCGAGGCATGCGTACGTCGACGCCGAGCGCTTTTACACGCTGGCGCTGGAGCAACAGGCGAGCACGGGGACGCGGCGCGGCGGGGCGTACCGGGGTCGCGGGCTCATGCGCTACCGCGTGGGCCGTTACCACGACGCGCTCGCGGACTTCGCCGAGGCGCGCGCGGCGGCGAGCGCGGCGAGCGACGAGATGGAGATCGTCGAGATCCTGCTCGACGAGGCGACGGCGCTCGACTGGATGGGCGAGCACGCGGCCTCGCGCGACAAGGTCCACGAGGCGCAGGTGCTCGTCGCGGGCCGGGCGACGCCGCTGCTCTCGGCGCGGATCCGGCTCGGGATCGGGCGCTCGCATTATCGATTCTCGCTCAAGGAAGAGGCGCTCGACGCGCTCACGCGCGCGGCGACCGAGGCGGCGGCGCTCGGCGAGGCGGGGTACGAGACGCAGGTGATCGCCCTGCTCATGCTGGGCTACCTGGAGCAGGGCATCGGCCGGCACGCGGAGGCCGAGCGTGCGCTCGATCGGGCCGTCACCTTGTGCGACGCGCACGGCGACGCGCTTCACCTCGCGGCGTCGATCAACACGCGCGGCGTTCTGCGCGGGTTCCAGGGCGAGCGGCAGCGGATGATCTCGGACCTCGAGAGGGTCATCTCGCTCGGCCGCGAGCTCGGGCAGGACTACATCGAGTGGACCGGCCACTTCAACCTGGGTGAATGCCTGTATCTGATGGCCGAGCTCGAAGCGGCCGAGCCCCACGTGGCCCAGGCGCGCGCCATCGACGAGCGGCCCGTGGGCGGCGAGCCCCGCACGGCCAGCATCCTACTCCAGGCGCGGATGCTGCTCTACCGGGGCGACATCGAGAATGCGCGCGCGCTCGCCGCGCGGGCCCGCGGCGGGACGTCTGCGCCGCTCACGGTCCCCTCCGACGACGTGCTTTGCTCGATGATCGAGCTCGCGGCCGAGGACGCGAGCGAGGAGGCGTGGGAGGCGCTGGAGGCCCGCTCGGAGCGGTACTCGATTGGCCAGGAGCGCATCGAGGTGGTCGAGGCGCGAGGCCTGTCGGCGTTGCGACGGGGGAGGCGGCGTGAGGCAGCGCGTCATCTCGACCGCGCGCTCGCCCTGTCGCGGCAGATCCCGAACGTGATTGGCAAGCGGCTGGCGCGGCACCTCGCCGAGGCGATGCGCGACTAG